A genomic stretch from Pseudomonas alkylphenolica includes:
- a CDS encoding amino acid permease yields MSESTERKGIHLTRALKSRHIFMLSLGGVIGTGLFMGSGVTINQGGPVGAILAYLVAGFLMYLVMVCLGELSVQMPVSGSFQAHATKYIGPATGFMIGWVYWMSWATTVGLEFTAAGMLMVRWFPEVPIWYWSALFVVVLFGLNALATRAFGEAEYWFSGIKVAAILGFIIVGVLVIFGAIPLSSGEPAPMMSNLIGDSLFPNGLSAVFAVMMTVVYAFQGCEIMGVAAGETDQPEKSIPRAVRNVVFRVLIFYVLAIVVLSAIVPWQQAGLMESPFVQVFDMVGIPYAADLMNFVILTAILSVGNSGLYASTRILWAMSKTGMAPKSLSPLSKRGVPLRALSITLCFALVSLMTSFVAADTLFMVLMAVSGMSGTVTWIVIALAQYRFRKAFLREGGKLTDLKYRAPLYPLVPLLCITLCSSLFVFLALDETQRPSLYWGFGFIAVCYAAYFIINRKRQVVLAPSV; encoded by the coding sequence ATGAGCGAATCTACCGAACGTAAAGGCATTCACCTCACTCGCGCCCTGAAGAGCCGGCATATTTTCATGCTGTCGCTGGGCGGCGTGATCGGCACCGGCTTGTTCATGGGCTCGGGGGTGACCATCAACCAGGGCGGGCCGGTGGGGGCGATTCTGGCCTACCTGGTGGCCGGTTTCCTGATGTACCTGGTGATGGTCTGCCTGGGCGAGCTGTCGGTGCAGATGCCTGTGTCTGGCTCGTTCCAGGCCCATGCCACCAAGTACATCGGTCCGGCTACCGGCTTCATGATCGGCTGGGTGTACTGGATGAGCTGGGCCACCACCGTCGGCCTGGAGTTCACCGCGGCGGGCATGCTGATGGTGCGCTGGTTCCCCGAAGTGCCGATCTGGTACTGGTCGGCGCTGTTCGTGGTGGTGCTGTTCGGCCTCAACGCCCTGGCCACCCGTGCCTTTGGCGAGGCCGAGTACTGGTTCTCGGGGATCAAGGTGGCGGCGATCCTCGGTTTCATCATTGTTGGCGTGCTGGTGATCTTCGGTGCCATCCCGCTGAGCAGCGGCGAACCGGCGCCGATGATGAGCAACCTGATTGGCGACTCGCTGTTCCCCAACGGCTTGTCGGCGGTGTTCGCGGTGATGATGACCGTGGTCTATGCCTTCCAGGGCTGCGAGATCATGGGCGTGGCGGCGGGTGAAACCGACCAGCCGGAAAAGAGCATCCCGCGTGCGGTGCGCAACGTGGTGTTCCGCGTGCTGATCTTCTATGTGCTGGCGATCGTGGTGCTCTCGGCCATCGTTCCGTGGCAGCAGGCCGGCTTGATGGAAAGCCCGTTTGTGCAGGTGTTCGACATGGTCGGCATTCCCTATGCGGCGGACCTGATGAACTTCGTCATCCTCACGGCGATTCTGTCGGTGGGCAACTCCGGGCTGTATGCCTCGACGCGGATTCTCTGGGCGATGTCCAAGACCGGCATGGCGCCCAAGAGCCTGTCGCCGCTGAGCAAGCGTGGCGTGCCACTGCGGGCGCTGAGCATTACCCTGTGCTTTGCCCTGGTTTCGTTGATGACCAGCTTCGTTGCTGCCGACACGCTGTTCATGGTGTTGATGGCGGTGAGCGGGATGTCCGGGACGGTGACCTGGATCGTGATTGCCCTGGCGCAGTACCGGTTCCGTAAGGCGTTCTTGCGTGAGGGCGGCAAGCTGACCGACCTCAAGTACCGCGCACCGTTGTATCCGCTGGTGCCGCTGCTGTGCATCACCCTGTGCAGTTCGCTGTTTGTGTTCCTGGCGCTGGATGAGACGCAGCGGCCTTCGTTGTACTGGGGGTTTGGTTTTATTGCAGTGTGTTATGCGGCTTACTTCATCATCAATCGCAAGCGGCAGGTGGTGTTGGCGCCGTCGGTTTAA
- a CDS encoding transposase, producing the protein MYPPNRRSYTDEFKAQAVALAETVGRTEAARQLEMSVKTLDNWVDASRKGLPLSSPERQPVTKESSELARLRAENAELKMEREILKKAAVFFAKESR; encoded by the coding sequence ATGTACCCACCAAATCGCCGTAGCTACACCGACGAATTCAAGGCCCAAGCTGTTGCACTGGCTGAAACGGTCGGCAGAACCGAAGCCGCTCGTCAGCTAGAGATGTCTGTTAAGACGCTGGATAACTGGGTCGATGCGTCACGCAAAGGTCTTCCGTTGAGTTCACCGGAGCGTCAACCTGTTACCAAGGAGAGCAGCGAGCTGGCGCGATTACGGGCCGAGAATGCTGAACTCAAAATGGAGCGTGAAATCCTAAAAAAGGCGGCGGTATTCTTTGCCAAAGAGTCCAGGTGA
- a CDS encoding IS3 family transposase, with product MRYAFVAKERAQFPVRLLCRVLGVSASGFYDYLNRPVRPDPDKQIRIDLRRIHAASRSTYGRPRLVEALRQIPHRVGHKRVTRLMHEEGIHGKPKARFRPQTTDSRHFQPVARNVLDRQFSVQSANPAWVSDITYISTREGWLYLAVVLSIQTRQVLGYSLADRMPDDLVERAFINAWNASLGPSGVVFHSDQGRQYTSSKFRQALAEKGFTQSMSRKGNCWDNAVAESFFATLKKEEASGVYQSKRLAYGAIASYIHGFYNSSRLHSALGYRSPNAYAKGLRRNP from the coding sequence GTGAGATACGCCTTCGTCGCTAAAGAGCGGGCTCAGTTCCCGGTGCGTTTGTTGTGCCGGGTGTTGGGCGTGTCAGCTTCAGGATTTTACGATTACCTAAACCGCCCGGTTCGCCCAGATCCAGACAAACAGATTCGAATTGATCTGCGCAGGATCCATGCCGCCAGTCGAAGCACCTATGGGCGGCCACGGTTGGTCGAGGCATTGCGTCAGATACCTCATCGAGTCGGCCACAAACGGGTTACGCGGCTGATGCACGAGGAAGGTATCCATGGCAAACCCAAGGCTCGCTTCCGGCCCCAGACCACGGACAGTCGCCACTTCCAGCCTGTCGCACGCAATGTGCTTGACCGTCAGTTTTCGGTACAGAGCGCCAATCCAGCCTGGGTGAGCGACATCACCTACATTTCAACCCGAGAAGGCTGGCTGTACCTGGCGGTGGTCTTAAGCATCCAGACCCGCCAGGTGCTGGGCTACAGCTTGGCGGACAGGATGCCGGATGATTTGGTTGAGCGCGCATTTATCAACGCTTGGAACGCCAGTTTGGGGCCTTCTGGGGTTGTGTTCCATTCCGACCAGGGACGCCAATATACGAGCAGCAAATTTCGCCAAGCATTGGCCGAAAAAGGCTTTACGCAGAGCATGAGCCGCAAAGGAAACTGCTGGGACAATGCCGTCGCTGAAAGCTTTTTCGCTACGCTTAAGAAGGAAGAAGCAAGCGGGGTCTATCAGAGCAAGAGGCTAGCTTATGGGGCAATCGCGAGCTACATCCATGGTTTCTACAACAGCAGTCGGCTGCATTCGGCGTTGGGTTATCGTTCACCGAACGCTTATGCAAAGGGCTTGAGGCGGAATCCTTAA
- a CDS encoding enoyl-CoA hydratase/isomerase family protein yields the protein MTTSPSVLSKVEAGVAWITLNRPEQRNALDIPSLKQLHALLDDCNAEPTVRVVVLTGSGRSFCAGADLAEWAEAEARGALESYGWTETAHALMQRLHSLDKPTIAAINGTAVGAGMDLTLCCDLRVAAASARFKAGYTSMAYSPDAGASWHLPRLIGSEQAKRLLFLDELWGAERALAAGLVGEVCADDQLLAVTAELAGRLANGPTFAFAQTKTLIRDGAQRTLGEQLQAELAAGLLCGRSEDGAEALRAAVEKRAAKFVGK from the coding sequence ATGACTACCTCCCCGTCAGTGCTGAGCAAAGTCGAAGCCGGCGTTGCCTGGATCACTCTCAACCGTCCCGAGCAGCGCAACGCGCTGGACATCCCCAGCCTGAAGCAGCTCCATGCCTTGCTCGATGACTGTAACGCCGAACCCACCGTGCGCGTGGTGGTGCTGACCGGTAGCGGGCGCAGTTTCTGTGCCGGGGCGGATCTGGCCGAATGGGCTGAAGCCGAGGCCCGTGGCGCGCTGGAAAGCTATGGCTGGACCGAGACCGCCCACGCTCTGATGCAACGCCTGCACAGCCTCGACAAACCGACCATCGCCGCCATCAACGGCACCGCCGTCGGCGCCGGGATGGACCTGACGCTGTGCTGTGACCTGCGTGTGGCCGCCGCCTCGGCGCGTTTCAAGGCGGGCTACACCAGCATGGCCTACAGCCCCGACGCCGGTGCCAGCTGGCATCTGCCACGACTGATCGGCAGCGAACAGGCCAAGCGCCTGCTGTTCCTCGATGAACTCTGGGGCGCCGAGCGGGCGCTGGCTGCCGGGCTGGTGGGTGAGGTGTGCGCCGATGACCAGTTGCTGGCAGTCACCGCAGAACTGGCCGGACGCCTGGCCAACGGCCCGACCTTCGCCTTCGCCCAGACCAAAACCCTGATCCGTGACGGCGCCCAGCGCACCCTCGGCGAGCAGTTGCAGGCCGAGCTTGCCGCCGGGTTGCTGTGCGGGCGCAGCGAGGACGGCGCCGAAGCCTTGCGTGCAGCGGTTGAGAAGCGTGCAGCAAAATTCGTTGGCAAATAA
- a CDS encoding acyl-CoA dehydrogenase family protein: protein MNFQLTQEQEMLVEAVRSFVAKELLPHEEAVDRADEVSPELAAQIRGKAIAAGFYAFNMPEEVGGGGLDYLSQALIERELSKVSWAVHVFVARPSKILMACKDEQINDYLLPCIQGEKVDCFALTEPGAGSDANAIKTRAVREGDDFVLNGSKHFISHAGHADFAIVFAVTDTYEHNGRKRNAVTAFLVDRGTPGMTIRRGPKCVSNRGYHTYEMFFDDCRVPASKVLGEVGKGWEVANAWLTAGRVMVAANCVGQAQRALDVSLQWAADRKQFGQPIGTYQGVSFKLADMATQIRAAELLTLHTAWKMDQGSMTDGEAGMAKLFASEVLGKVADEAVQIFGGMGLMDEGPVERIWRNARIERIWEGTSEIQRHIISRELLRPLLR from the coding sequence ATGAATTTCCAACTGACCCAAGAACAAGAAATGTTGGTGGAAGCGGTACGCAGTTTCGTCGCCAAAGAGTTGCTGCCCCATGAGGAGGCCGTGGACCGCGCCGACGAAGTGTCGCCGGAACTGGCTGCACAGATTCGTGGCAAGGCCATCGCTGCAGGTTTTTACGCGTTCAACATGCCCGAGGAAGTCGGCGGTGGCGGTCTCGATTATCTGTCCCAGGCGCTGATCGAGCGTGAGCTGTCCAAGGTGTCGTGGGCGGTGCATGTGTTTGTCGCGCGTCCGTCGAAGATTCTCATGGCCTGCAAGGATGAGCAGATCAACGATTACCTGCTGCCGTGCATCCAGGGCGAGAAGGTCGACTGCTTCGCCTTGACCGAGCCGGGTGCAGGCTCCGACGCCAATGCGATCAAGACCCGCGCGGTGCGCGAAGGCGACGACTTCGTCCTCAATGGCAGCAAGCATTTCATCAGTCACGCCGGGCACGCCGATTTCGCCATTGTCTTCGCCGTGACCGACACCTATGAGCACAACGGCCGCAAGCGCAACGCGGTCACTGCGTTCCTGGTTGACCGTGGTACCCCCGGCATGACTATCCGCCGTGGCCCTAAATGCGTGAGCAACCGCGGTTATCACACCTACGAGATGTTCTTCGACGATTGCCGGGTGCCGGCCAGCAAAGTGCTGGGCGAAGTCGGAAAAGGCTGGGAAGTGGCCAACGCCTGGCTGACTGCCGGGCGGGTGATGGTCGCCGCCAACTGCGTCGGCCAGGCCCAGCGCGCGCTGGACGTTTCGCTGCAATGGGCCGCCGACCGCAAGCAGTTCGGCCAGCCGATCGGTACCTATCAGGGTGTGTCGTTCAAACTTGCCGACATGGCCACGCAGATCCGCGCCGCTGAGCTTTTGACCCTGCACACCGCCTGGAAGATGGACCAGGGCAGCATGACCGATGGCGAGGCCGGCATGGCCAAGCTGTTTGCCAGTGAAGTGCTGGGCAAGGTCGCCGACGAAGCCGTGCAGATTTTCGGCGGTATGGGCCTGATGGATGAAGGCCCGGTCGAGCGGATCTGGCGCAATGCGCGGATCGAGCGGATCTGGGAGGGCACCTCGGAGATCCAGCGACACATTATTTCCCGCGAACTGTTGCGCCCTCTGTTGCGTTGA
- a CDS encoding acetate--CoA ligase family protein has protein sequence MSQSIRDNLKRLLAPRHLAFVGGRSMARAFKRCAEGGYQGQMWLVNPQHDSIDGIPCVRSVAELPCGPDAVFIATNRELTLTCVAELAAIDAGGAICYASGFAEAGAEGLALQQQLLKAAGNMALLGPNCYGLLDYLHNSALWPVAHGGKAVEKGVAILTQSGNFAYNLSMSDRSLPVAYMASVGNQAQLGIAELMDVLLDEPRVTAIGLHLEGLKNVPGFARAAHKALEKGIPIIALKTGVSQIGAELALSHTSSLSGSDALYDSLFQRLGVIRVSGPVSFAETLKAAACGNLPKGRSLIALACSGGDAGLIADYAERNELSLPKLDAGQVDELAQVLPAYANLVNPLDFTTAIWGDGAALERMLDSALRSEADAAMLVLDYPAEFTGERKECDLLLELYSAALKRHGKIGFVTSAFPELLPASARERLHGHGIAALQGVEDGLAAWGRIAAYQSNRQALLDLGESALVPLCPQALGGDSELLNEWDSKQALKTFGLPVPAGVLSTADQAVNAAQTVGFPLVLKAVSAQLPHKTEAGAVALNLRDAQALDSAVQKMRARIGAYAPHVPFDQVLLEPMASAPLAELIVGIKRENDFGLALVIGAGGILVELLKDSKTLLLPTTDGAIRAAVLGLRSASLLQGFRGREHADLDALVAAIRAVADYACENAGQLLELDVNPLMVGAQGTTAVDALIRLGQA, from the coding sequence ATGTCGCAGTCGATTCGTGACAACCTCAAACGCCTGCTGGCGCCGCGTCACCTGGCCTTTGTCGGTGGACGCAGCATGGCGCGCGCGTTCAAACGCTGTGCCGAAGGCGGTTATCAAGGCCAGATGTGGCTGGTTAACCCGCAGCACGACAGCATCGATGGCATTCCCTGTGTGCGCAGTGTTGCCGAGCTGCCCTGCGGCCCGGACGCGGTGTTCATCGCCACTAACCGTGAGCTGACGCTGACGTGTGTCGCCGAGCTGGCCGCTATCGATGCCGGCGGGGCGATCTGCTATGCCTCGGGCTTTGCCGAAGCCGGCGCCGAAGGCCTGGCGTTGCAACAGCAACTGCTCAAGGCCGCCGGCAACATGGCCTTGCTCGGCCCCAACTGCTACGGCCTGCTCGACTACTTGCACAACAGCGCCCTGTGGCCGGTCGCGCACGGCGGCAAGGCGGTAGAGAAGGGCGTGGCGATCCTGACCCAGAGCGGCAACTTCGCCTACAACCTTTCCATGAGCGACCGCTCCTTGCCGGTGGCCTACATGGCCTCGGTCGGTAACCAGGCGCAGCTGGGCATTGCCGAGTTGATGGATGTGCTGCTCGATGAACCGCGGGTGACCGCCATCGGCCTGCACCTGGAGGGGTTGAAGAACGTTCCGGGCTTTGCCCGCGCCGCACACAAAGCGCTGGAAAAGGGCATTCCTATCATTGCCCTGAAAACCGGGGTGTCGCAGATCGGTGCCGAGCTGGCACTGAGTCATACCAGCTCGCTGTCCGGTTCCGATGCACTCTACGACAGCCTGTTCCAGCGCCTGGGGGTGATCCGCGTCAGCGGCCCGGTGAGTTTTGCCGAAACCCTCAAGGCTGCCGCCTGCGGCAACCTGCCCAAAGGCCGCAGCCTGATTGCCCTGGCCTGTTCCGGGGGCGACGCCGGGCTGATCGCCGACTACGCCGAACGCAACGAACTGAGCCTGCCGAAACTCGATGCCGGTCAGGTCGACGAATTGGCCCAGGTGCTGCCCGCGTATGCCAACCTGGTCAACCCGCTGGACTTCACCACGGCCATCTGGGGTGACGGCGCGGCCCTTGAACGCATGCTCGACAGCGCCCTGCGCAGCGAGGCCGATGCGGCCATGCTGGTGCTCGACTATCCGGCCGAGTTTACCGGCGAGCGCAAGGAGTGCGACCTGCTGCTGGAACTCTACAGCGCCGCGCTCAAGCGTCACGGCAAGATCGGTTTTGTCACCTCGGCGTTCCCCGAGTTGCTCCCGGCCAGCGCCCGCGAGCGTCTGCATGGCCATGGCATCGCGGCGCTGCAGGGGGTTGAGGACGGGCTGGCGGCCTGGGGGCGGATCGCTGCCTATCAGAGCAACCGTCAAGCCTTGCTGGATCTTGGCGAGTCGGCGCTGGTGCCGCTGTGCCCGCAAGCGCTTGGAGGCGACAGCGAACTGCTCAACGAATGGGACTCCAAGCAGGCCTTGAAGACCTTCGGCTTGCCGGTTCCCGCTGGCGTACTGAGTACAGCCGATCAGGCGGTCAACGCTGCGCAAACCGTGGGTTTTCCATTGGTGCTCAAGGCCGTCAGCGCGCAATTGCCGCACAAGACCGAAGCCGGAGCGGTGGCGCTCAACCTGCGTGACGCGCAAGCGCTGGACAGCGCCGTGCAAAAGATGCGCGCACGGATTGGTGCCTATGCGCCGCATGTACCGTTTGACCAGGTGCTGCTCGAACCCATGGCCAGCGCGCCGCTTGCCGAGCTGATTGTCGGCATCAAGCGTGAAAACGACTTCGGCCTGGCCCTGGTGATCGGTGCGGGCGGCATCCTCGTCGAGCTGCTCAAGGACAGCAAGACCTTGCTGTTGCCGACCACCGACGGCGCCATTCGCGCGGCCGTGCTCGGCTTGCGCAGCGCCAGTCTGCTGCAGGGCTTCCGTGGCCGCGAGCACGCCGACCTCGATGCCCTGGTCGCGGCAATCCGCGCCGTGGCCGACTACGCCTGCGAAAACGCCGGGCAACTGCTGGAACTGGATGTGAACCCATTAATGGTCGGTGCCCAGGGCACCACCGCGGTCGATGCGTTGATTCGCCTCGGCCAGGCGTAA
- a CDS encoding 5-guanidino-2-oxopentanoate decarboxylase, with the protein MHNTPLTGGQALVRLLANYGVDTVFGIPGVHTLELYRGLPGSGIRHVLTRHEQGAGFMADGYARVSGKPGVCFVITGPGVTNAATAIGQAYADSIPMLVISSVNHTASLGKGWGCLHETQDQRAMTAPITAFSAVALSAEDLPELIARAYAVFDSERPRPVHISVPLDVLSAPVKRDWSNEVVRRPSRGLPASSVLEQAAAKLAAAKRPMIIAGGGALQAADALQQLSTRLAAPLFTSVAGKGLLAPAAPLNAGASLCVEPGWKLIAEADVVLAVGTEMADTDFWRERLELNGELLRVDIDPRKFNDFYPCALALQGDARLTVGALLEHLPDIKRDPEAAIASVAALRQALKAGHGPLQTIHQAILDRIAAELPDNAFISTDMTQLAYTGNYAFASRAPRSWLHPTGYGTLGYGLPAGIGGMFATEDRPGLVLVGDGGFLYTAQELATAVEELDRPLVVLLWNNDALGQIRDDMLNLDIEPIGVLPRNPDFAGLGRAFGCTVAQPGSLDELQQELRAGFARNSVTLIELKHACAR; encoded by the coding sequence ATGCACAACACTCCCTTGACCGGCGGCCAGGCCCTGGTCCGCCTGTTGGCCAACTACGGCGTCGACACGGTGTTCGGTATTCCCGGGGTGCATACCCTGGAGCTGTACCGCGGCTTGCCCGGCAGCGGCATCCGTCACGTCCTCACCCGCCATGAGCAGGGCGCAGGCTTTATGGCCGACGGCTATGCCCGGGTCAGCGGCAAACCTGGTGTGTGCTTTGTCATCACCGGTCCAGGTGTCACCAACGCCGCCACCGCCATTGGCCAGGCCTATGCCGACTCGATCCCGATGCTGGTGATTTCCAGCGTCAACCACACGGCCAGCCTGGGCAAGGGCTGGGGCTGCCTGCACGAGACCCAGGACCAGCGCGCCATGACCGCGCCGATCACAGCGTTTTCCGCCGTGGCCTTGAGCGCTGAGGACTTGCCCGAGCTGATTGCCCGCGCCTATGCGGTGTTCGACAGTGAGCGGCCACGTCCGGTGCACATTTCCGTGCCACTGGATGTGCTGTCGGCGCCGGTCAAGCGTGACTGGAGCAATGAGGTAGTCCGCCGTCCAAGCCGTGGCCTGCCGGCCAGCAGTGTGCTGGAGCAGGCAGCAGCTAAATTGGCAGCGGCGAAACGGCCGATGATCATCGCCGGTGGCGGCGCGTTGCAGGCTGCCGATGCGCTGCAGCAACTGAGTACCCGCTTGGCGGCGCCGCTGTTTACCAGCGTTGCCGGTAAAGGCCTGCTAGCCCCGGCAGCACCGCTCAATGCCGGAGCAAGCCTGTGCGTCGAGCCGGGCTGGAAACTGATCGCCGAAGCCGATGTGGTCCTGGCCGTGGGCACCGAGATGGCCGACACCGACTTCTGGCGTGAACGCCTGGAACTCAATGGCGAGCTGCTGCGGGTGGATATCGACCCCCGCAAGTTCAACGATTTCTATCCCTGTGCGCTGGCCTTGCAGGGTGATGCACGGCTAACCGTAGGCGCCTTGCTGGAACACCTGCCAGACATCAAGCGCGACCCCGAGGCGGCCATCGCTTCGGTCGCTGCCTTGCGTCAGGCGCTCAAGGCCGGGCATGGCCCGCTGCAGACGATCCATCAGGCGATTCTCGACCGGATTGCGGCCGAGCTGCCGGACAACGCCTTTATCAGCACCGATATGACCCAACTGGCCTACACCGGCAACTACGCCTTCGCCAGCCGGGCGCCGCGCAGCTGGTTGCATCCTACCGGCTACGGCACCCTGGGCTACGGCTTGCCAGCGGGTATCGGTGGCATGTTCGCCACCGAAGACCGTCCGGGCCTGGTGCTGGTCGGTGACGGCGGCTTCCTTTACACCGCCCAGGAACTGGCCACCGCCGTCGAAGAGCTGGACCGTCCGCTGGTCGTGCTGTTGTGGAACAACGACGCGCTGGGGCAGATCCGCGACGACATGCTCAACCTGGATATCGAGCCCATCGGCGTGCTGCCGCGCAATCCGGATTTTGCCGGGTTGGGCAGGGCGTTTGGCTGCACCGTGGCCCAGCCAGGCAGCCTTGATGAACTGCAACAGGAACTGCGTGCCGGCTTTGCCCGCAACAGCGTGACCCTGATCGAGCTCAAGCACGCCTGCGCTCGCTGA
- a CDS encoding pyridoxal phosphate-dependent aminotransferase produces MRFSDLTQRIAGDGAAAWDIHYRALELQAQGQDILLLSVGDPDFDTPAPIVQAAIDSLQNGHTHYSDVRGKLALRQAIARRHQQRSGQAVSADQVTVLAGAQCALFCVAQCVLNPGDEVIVAEPMYVTYEAVFGACGATVVPVPVRSENGFRVCPEEVAARITPRTRALALNSPHNPSGASLPRSTWEALAELCIGHDLWLISDEVYSELLYEGEHISPGSLPGMAERTATLNSLSKSHAMTGWRVGWVVGSTALATHLENLALCMLYGSPDFIQDAAVVALEQQLPELVAMRDAYRQRRDLVCQCLADSPGLKALKPDGGMFVMVDIRETGLSAQDFSNRLLDRHGVSVLAGEAFGPSAAGHIRLGLVLGDEPLRDACQRIARCAAELMEAKAHA; encoded by the coding sequence ATGCGCTTTTCCGATCTGACCCAACGCATTGCCGGTGACGGCGCTGCCGCCTGGGATATTCACTACCGTGCCCTCGAACTGCAGGCGCAAGGCCAGGACATCCTTCTGCTATCGGTCGGCGACCCGGATTTCGACACCCCGGCGCCCATCGTCCAGGCCGCTATCGACAGCCTGCAGAACGGCCACACCCACTATTCGGACGTACGCGGCAAACTGGCCCTGCGTCAGGCCATCGCCCGCCGTCACCAGCAGCGCAGCGGCCAGGCGGTCAGCGCCGATCAGGTGACGGTGCTGGCGGGTGCCCAGTGCGCGCTGTTCTGTGTCGCCCAGTGCGTGCTCAACCCCGGTGATGAGGTGATTGTCGCCGAGCCGATGTATGTCACCTACGAAGCCGTGTTCGGCGCTTGTGGCGCGACCGTGGTACCGGTGCCGGTGCGTTCCGAGAACGGCTTTCGCGTGTGCCCCGAAGAGGTTGCCGCGCGCATCACCCCGCGCACCCGTGCCCTGGCCCTGAACAGCCCGCACAACCCCTCGGGCGCAAGCCTGCCGCGTTCGACCTGGGAGGCGCTGGCCGAACTGTGCATCGGCCATGACTTGTGGCTGATTTCCGATGAGGTCTACAGCGAGCTGTTGTACGAAGGCGAGCACATCAGCCCCGGCAGCCTGCCGGGCATGGCCGAGCGCACGGCGACCTTGAACAGCCTGTCCAAGTCCCATGCCATGACTGGCTGGCGCGTGGGCTGGGTGGTGGGCTCGACAGCCCTGGCCACGCATCTGGAGAATCTGGCGCTGTGCATGCTCTACGGCTCGCCGGACTTCATTCAGGACGCTGCTGTGGTAGCGCTGGAGCAACAGCTGCCAGAACTGGTGGCGATGCGCGACGCCTACCGCCAGCGCCGCGACCTGGTCTGCCAGTGCCTGGCCGATAGCCCGGGACTGAAGGCGCTCAAGCCGGATGGCGGCATGTTCGTGATGGTCGATATCCGCGAAACCGGCCTCAGCGCTCAGGACTTCTCAAACCGTTTGCTGGACCGCCATGGCGTGTCGGTGCTGGCCGGTGAAGCCTTCGGCCCGAGTGCGGCGGGGCATATCCGCCTGGGCCTGGTGCTGGGTGATGAGCCGCTGCGCGATGCCTGCCAGCGCATTGCCCGCTGTGCGGCAGAGCTGATGGAGGCCAAGGCCCATGCGTGA
- a CDS encoding aldehyde dehydrogenase family protein, with amino-acid sequence MREYSRLFIDGTWQVPSGQGMAEVIDPASETVAGRVPLGNEEDVNRAVAAARRAFADWSRTPSSVRAGYIRALVEQLTARAEEMASVITAELGMPVQWCRSVQVDGPIAGLEQYVELAGLMDEVREVGNSLVYREAVGVCAFINPWNYPLHQLIGKLAPALAAGCTVVVKPSQETPLHAFLLAEMIEAIGLPAGVFNLVSGPGSKVGEALARHPQVDMVSFTGSTGAGVRVAQAAAPTVKRVCLELGGKSPLLITADADLDAAVRYGVQDVMINSGQTCTALTRMLLPAGRYAEALEIALDETRKLVMGDPQDPQSFLGPMCSAAQRRTVQDYIRIGQEEGARLLCGGDSAAGLERGFYVQPTLFADVDNRMRIAQEEIFGPVLCLIPYADEAQAIALANDSPFGLSSAVWAADRERALQLGRQLRAGQCFINGAAFNYQAPFGGYKQSGNGREWGEEGLAEFVEIKAVQI; translated from the coding sequence ATGCGTGAATACTCCCGGCTGTTTATCGACGGCACCTGGCAGGTGCCGTCCGGGCAGGGCATGGCCGAGGTGATCGACCCGGCCAGCGAGACGGTTGCCGGTCGCGTGCCACTGGGTAACGAAGAGGATGTCAACCGCGCCGTAGCGGCAGCGCGCCGGGCATTTGCCGACTGGTCGCGCACGCCATCGAGCGTACGCGCAGGTTACATCCGAGCCTTGGTCGAGCAACTGACGGCACGTGCCGAGGAAATGGCCAGTGTCATCACCGCCGAGCTGGGCATGCCGGTGCAGTGGTGTCGTAGCGTTCAGGTGGACGGGCCGATCGCCGGGCTTGAGCAGTACGTTGAACTGGCCGGCCTGATGGATGAAGTGCGTGAGGTAGGTAATTCCCTGGTGTACCGCGAAGCCGTTGGTGTCTGCGCGTTCATCAACCCGTGGAATTACCCGCTGCACCAGTTGATCGGCAAACTCGCCCCGGCATTGGCAGCAGGCTGCACCGTGGTGGTCAAGCCAAGCCAGGAAACCCCGTTGCATGCTTTCTTGCTGGCCGAGATGATCGAAGCCATCGGCTTGCCGGCCGGGGTTTTCAACCTGGTCAGCGGGCCCGGCTCGAAAGTTGGTGAGGCGCTGGCCCGGCATCCGCAGGTCGACATGGTGTCGTTCACCGGTTCCACTGGCGCCGGTGTGCGTGTCGCGCAAGCCGCCGCGCCGACGGTGAAACGCGTGTGTCTGGAGCTGGGCGGCAAGTCGCCGTTGCTGATTACCGCCGACGCCGACCTTGACGCCGCCGTGCGCTATGGCGTGCAGGACGTAATGATCAACTCCGGGCAAACCTGCACGGCCTTGACCCGCATGCTGCTGCCTGCCGGCCGCTATGCCGAGGCGCTGGAGATCGCCCTGGATGAAACCCGCAAACTGGTCATGGGTGATCCGCAAGATCCGCAGAGCTTCCTCGGACCGATGTGTTCGGCGGCGCAGCGGCGCACGGTGCAGGATTACATCCGCATCGGCCAGGAGGAGGGTGCGCGTCTGCTTTGTGGCGGTGACAGTGCAGCGGGCCTCGAACGGGGTTTCTATGTGCAGCCAACCCTGTTCGCCGACGTCGATAACCGCATGCGTATTGCCCAGGAGGAAATCTTCGGCCCGGTGCTGTGCCTGATTCCTTATGCCGATGAGGCACAGGCGATTGCCCTTGCCAACGATTCACCCTTTGGCTTGTCCAGCGCTGTCTGGGCCGCTGACCGAGAGCGCGCCTTGCAACTGGGCCGGCAACTGCGTGCCGGACAGTGCTTTATCAATGGCGCAGCTTTCAACTACCAGGCGCCGTTTGGCGGCTACAAACAGTCGGGCAACGGCCGGGAGTGGGGTGAGGAGGGGTTGGCGGAGTTCGTTGAGATCAAGGCCGTTCAGATCTAG